The following is a genomic window from Candidatus Tectomicrobia bacterium.
GGGAACGAACTTGGCCCGCCCCTTCTCCGCCAAACGCTTGGTGATCGCCGCCGTCAGCGTCGTCTTCCCATGGTCCACGTGCCCGATCGTCCCTACGTTCACGTGCGGCTTCGTCCGCTCAAACTTCGCCTTCGCCATGGCCTTTCACATCTCCCTTTGGGGAATCCGATGAAAGAGGAAAAAATCTTTCCTCAATAAAATTCCTCTGGAGCCCACGACCGGGCTTGAACCGGTGACCTCTTCCTTACCAAGGAAGTGCTCTGCCGGCTGAGCTACGTGGGCCCGAGGGCGGATCGCAGAATCCGCCGGTGACTTCTTTGGAGCGGGAAACGGGACTCGAACCCGCGACCCTCAGCTTGGAAGGCTGATGCTCTACCAACTGAGCTATTCCCGCCTCTCACTCCAGCGAACAACACATCTCGATTCCCGAATGCCGCCGATCGGGGACGACGCTGGGAAGTTTCATGCCTGGTGGGGAGGGGAGGATTCGAACCTCCGAAGGCTTACGCCGTCAGATTTACAGTCTGATCCCTTTGGCCGCTCGGGAACCTCCCCCCGATCTTGCCGCATACATTCGGGGGCCCGCCCCGCCTTGGAGCTGGCGAGAGGATTCGAACCTCCGACCGGCTGATTACAAATCAGCTGCTCTACCAGCTGAGCTACGCCAGCCAACAAAGGCGGGGCAAAGTAGGCGCGGCCCCCATTTTTGTCAAGCGGAGACCGGGGAACACCCCTCCTCCCCCGCCGCCCCGGGGGCGGCGGGCCGCACGGCGGCCAGGCTGAAAAGAAGGATCCCCGCAGCCACCGCCACATTCAGG
Proteins encoded in this region:
- the tuf gene encoding elongation factor Tu (EF-Tu; promotes GTP-dependent binding of aminoacyl-tRNA to the A-site of ribosomes during protein biosynthesis; when the tRNA anticodon matches the mRNA codon, GTP hydrolysis results; the inactive EF-Tu-GDP leaves the ribosome and release of GDP is promoted by elongation factor Ts; many prokaryotes have two copies of the gene encoding EF-Tu) — protein: MAKAKFERTKPHVNVGTIGHVDHGKTTLTAAITKRLAEKGRAKFVP